Proteins found in one Drosophila busckii strain San Diego stock center, stock number 13000-0081.31 chromosome 2R, ASM1175060v1, whole genome shotgun sequence genomic segment:
- the LOC108597343 gene encoding uncharacterized protein LOC108597343 has translation MSISSKLNMSLGEQQLAKLTSETQEIRMRALEQVETGFISCLQHSGNISFNPVLMLKQLIRWFGHLPLIASDRVLALMLELLRSGYGNVVMQKITYKRLDTELEKIRQILQGAQTKRVVELLDNLQSLAAVKYNEKTCSETDNDNSSIESRGSSEINPNIFSPDKFNLTSKDYEKAWSCPSEDDLTTLKTLMDTLTINNDQQLQDNLTNLQIKMPDYPSEYLLQEPHIFLQLLHLMSIHANQTLVYIDSTLITILKRLQRRLSIRKITVSILADMTFTTRQTQQLRVTSALGLLLYLCLDKLGPPLLEHCAHNWHLIELSVEIIRTFKLLGVPLPNRLVERLSIIVPKLINFCSSVKTSKHFEVPKLVHKLMIPRLESIIFNGLLLDVMLLNASSNPIINKLAARALLQPLIVDCTFLSCVPTRMKQLCHLCTLLRNETEPEEIQMVRLKHAYGLAISQLLPGAELSPLDLLQVQRQICLVLIQLSSESLLKLLIEALIKSTFFYVSTPEVRLNAESLLHTLFLLPNESMRICALRLLKQPVVEHYHAFVNGTNYLTGCSNVQLIKHHILGLPISCQLLRKLLIEAWTPQHKLPQLQQWCIDYLIMLLGLGKLVSYKDFQYIYNEVEPVLPLIVCRAIDQPSLQMQLWELLDPDAKYLDTPQMLRGNICYMFHPEENLRTDAIARVAYALDLQDHQNKYKPAMDKYCLDLIRNNICVIQPPVSYTNYFRERTNLKFTPSLKALLRLVQTPDLKPCIRRSTLIQLNVLLHDWSAVEAFTCFEGAYLLCLNALRDPLMHNRNLPFDDVNTLLPAVGILIRALFCSKKFRQEFSNSSEMLGCLMRCLFLMTQDEQLRVKVSTCIFVLLFHEHISATDSSLKLDLDLSAMRVPIDYELSINPVKTTASEGLAMQQYLLEKHFGNDESVAARHWRMYAAHKICGNPEKITLTAVHSVDMSDALKLTPGDLALVQASMAHLQLQKTLIEASNCNSHETLKQLIASIQLFMVLMRGDVPQPHCRSLWLLMSKYLRLTPSTSNQGDCQLYDFLLELCLSCLRIRLPEVLTGLSNDLETDPHHSFFMAMRDHNVSLHVLRLICECFVLLLRWHSVQSKSNWLIALFIELSSLTHTHFELRNLQHVRCMLGVLRQLCEHRFQLDDGQLHAYYQHFVQLSSNLRTSTQTGAQWQRDCLLIISQIYRQMADPQTASDAGNSKVLRYFLGLCGHSDKEVRALAWIAIADCIRSSQSCMSMILSDFQCILPGGLAACCLSTLVDQHEDMLIREFAGRVFELLMPYIEASTCLELLRRYSILQEASAAINTLHTMVRKTNDIVQYGSSCGIVACYISICVRQIILEPSMCASICEHAFINGLSDVIKLETPVKPHFDKYVDLCVEHIFKFYALCYEHNFEFLQRTICRDPVLLESFISLVNEVLDQKIVLEIQLIHIVKLLLVFCKDTNAYDILCEKFWEHPELLFHLLLYGLNQVFVNRTVQRYTLALLSLLLVKSHVEKKQLNLLRLFEAYVKEWNASEDEGGDNIDSGTTVESDEKENTKALSQKPKALTLKIFPTRKPQFLSKKPSLDNQQPKQFTNAACLLYKNLDLLFEITIPSKTYSFLKAPTKSQVQICEVLGNLLKLSPLVIETARQLKLLDRILNLLEEFLNDSSIGNATVYVRRVGAHKSRDIINNLLVFLNMLMHWHNTPHAIITDPIIAARMVRVLVRLWPWLSHSTTLKNITVRLTTLLTEHSFEMCKQTSQAPPGQSHSLLQLVVRVADYETTRKEGNGIKAASPAKNTSNSMIEAALRVMINCCSCAEGRLSLSKMCVLDMFDTLLPNTSSQIIKVKTEVLQGWLCFWEIFSRYEPGSKICHFQALLNIISRSPPTYRIRLCCLRILRNMCFCTSNRTQLIAKKEFTDVLRDIISQSVQNTKERGDIGLNTYEEHYMMVLSVWKIFGFCAKYKAMLRGTKLYKQLTILYDHIALLKKERGDYFLRFPYAVELYDLLEKLFKSLKS, from the exons ATGTCAATTTCATCAAAACTGAATATGTCACTGGGGGAACAGCAACTTGCTAAACTTACAAGCGAAACTCAAGAAATTCGAATGCGTGCTTTGGAACAAGTAGAAACTGGGTTCATAAGCTGCCTGCAGCATAGCGGAAATATCAGTTTTAATCCAGTACTAATGCTAAAACAATTAATCCGATGGTTCGGGCACTTGCCACTAATTGCCTCGGATCGAGTGCTGGCCTTGATGTTGGAACTGCTACGGTCTGGCTATGGCAATGTGGTTATGCAAAAGATTACATACAAACGATTGGATACAGAGCTGGAGAAAATACGTCAAATTTTGCAGGGCGCACAGACAAAACGAGTTGTAGAATTGTTGGACAATCTGCAAAGTCTGGCAGCAGTAAAGTATAATGAAAAAACTTGCAGTGAGACTGATAATGACAACAGTTCAA TTGAATCACGAGGGAGCAGTGAAATTAatccaaatatattttcacCAGATAAATTTAATCTCACATCAAAGGATTATGAAAAGGCTTGGTCCTGTCCAAGTGAAGATGACTTGACAACACTGAAAACTCTAATGGATACTCTGACAATCAACAATGATCAGCAGCTTCAGGACAACTTAACAAATCTACAAATCAAAATGCCCGATTATCCATCCGAGTATTTACTCCAGGAGCCGCACATATTTCTTCAACTGCTACATTTAATGAGCATCCATGCCAATCAAACGCTTGTGTATATCGACAGTACATTAATCACCATTTTGAAACGTTTGCAACGTCGATTAAGCATTCGGAAAATAACTGTTAGCATTTTGGCCGACATGACATTCACAACGCGGCAGACGCAGCAACTGCGTGTGACCAGTGCTTTGGGactgcttttatatttatgcttggATAAACTTGGTCCACCACTACTGGAGCACTGCGCTCATAATTGGCATCTTATTGAGCTGAGCGTTGAAATAATAAGGACGTTTAAGCTGCTCGGCGTGCCATTGCCTAATCGCTTAGTGGAACGTTTAAGCATTATAGTGCCCAAGCTTATAAACTTTTGTAGCAGCGTTAAGACGAGCAAACACTTTGAAGTGCCTAAACTAGTGCACAAACTAATGATCCCACGACTCGAATCCATAATATTTAATGGACTTTTACTGGATGTCATGCTCTTAAACGCCTCTTCCAATCCgattattaacaaattggcTGCACGAGCACTGTTACAGCCGCTTATTGTAGACTGTACGTTTTTGTCGTGTGTGCCCACACGCATGAAACAACTATGCCACCTGTGCACCTTGCTCCGAAACGAAACTGAGCCCGAGGAAATCCAGATGGTACGACTGAAGCATGCCTATGGCCTCGCTATCAGCCAGCTGCTACCTGGGGCTGAACTGTCGCCGTTAGATTTGTTGCAAGTACAGCGCCAGATCTGTCTTGTGCTGATCCAACTGAGCAGCGAGAGTTTGCTGAAACTGCTCATTGAAGCACTGATTAAATCCACTTTCTTCTATGTAAGCACACCCGAGGTGCGTTTGAACGCAGAGTCTCTTCTCCATACGCTTTTCCTTCTTCCGAACGAGAGTATGCGTATTTGCGCCCTGCGCTTACTGAAACAGCCCGTGGTGGAGCACTATCACGCCTTTGTGAATGGCACCAATTATTTGACTGGTTGCAGTAACGTACAGCTTATCAAGCACCACATTCTGGGTCTGCCCATAAGTTGCCAACTACTGAGAAAGCTGCTTATCGAAGCTTGGACGCCACAACACAAGTTACCACAGTTGCAACAGTGGTGCATCGATTATCTTATTATGCTGCTAGGACTAGGCAAGCTTGTATCTTACAAGGactttcaatatatatacaatgaGGTTGAGCCCGTGCTGCCCCTTATCGTTTGCCGCGCCATCGACCAACCGtcattgcaaatgcaattgtggGAACTCCTCGATCCCGATGCCAAGTACTTAGATACACCACAAATGCTTCGCGGTAATATCTGTTACATGTTTCATCCGGAGGAAAATTTACGTACGGACGCAATAGCGAGAGTTGCCTACGCTCTGGACTTGCAGGATCATCAAAACAAGTACAAACCTGCAATGGACAAGTACTGCCTGGATTTGATTAGGAACAACATCTGTGTCATACAACCGCCTGTCAGCTACACCAATTATTTCAGAGAGcgtacaaatttgaaattcacaCCCAGTCTAAAGGCGCTGTTGCGCTTAGTCCAAACTCCTGATCTGAAGCCATGCATACGCAGGTCTACTCTTATCCAGCTGAATGTGCTACTGCACGATTGGAGCGCTGTTGAGGCTTTTACATGCTTTGAGGGTGCTTATCTGCTTTGTCTTAACGCACTTCGTGATCCACTGATGCACAACAGAAACTTACCCTTTGATGATGTGAATACACTGCTTCCGGCGGTCGGCATTCTTATACGTGCGCTTTTTTGTAGCAAAAAATTTCGTCAAGAGTTCAGCAATAGCAGCGAAATGCTAGGCTGCCTCATGCGCTGTCTTTTTCTGATGACACAAGATGAGCAGCTACGTGTCAAGGTAAGCACGTGCATTTTCGTGCTGCTCTTTCACGAGCACATCTCGGCTACTGACAGTAGCCTCAAGCTGGACTTGGATCTTTCAGCCATGCGTGTGCCTATAGACTACGAGCTAAGTATCAACCCAGTGAAAACAACGGCAAGCGAAGGCTTGGCTATGCAGCAGTATTTGCTTGAGAAGCATTTTGGCAACGATGAGTCCGTTGCAGCTCGCCACTGGCGCATGTATGCAGCACATAAGATTTGCGGGAATCCCGAGAAAATTACCCTGACTGCTGTACATTCAGTGGACATGAGCGATGCGCTAAAACTAACACCAGGCGACCTGGCATTAGTTCAAGCATCGATGGcacatttgcagttgcaaaagACGCTTATCGAGGCGAGTAACTGTAATAGTCACGAGACGCTAAAACAGCTCATTGCCAGCATTCAACTCTTTATGGTACTAATGCGCGGCGATGTGCCTCAGCCGCACTGCCGTAGTCTGTGGCTGCTAATGTCCAAGTATTTACGCTTAACTCCATCGACTAGCAACCAAGGAGACTGCCAACTGTACGATTTCCTATTGGAGTTGTGCCTAAGCTGTTTGCGCATTCGGTTGCCCGAGGTTCTAACTGGCTTAAGCAATGACCTGGAAACGGATCCCCATCATAGTTTCTTTATGGCCATGCGGGATCACAATGTATCCTTGCATGTTCTAAGATTGATCTGTGAATGCTTCGTACTGTTGCTGCGTTGGCACAGTGTCCAAAGCAAGTCCAACTGGCTTATTGCTCTCTTCATTGAGCTTAGCTCCctgacgcacacacattttgaGCTACGAAATCTACAGCATGTGCGCTGCATGCTCGGTGTTCTACGGCAACTTTGCGAGCATCGTTTTCAACTAGACGATGGTCAACTACAT GCGTACTATCAACACTTTGTGCAGTTGTCAAGTAACCTTCGCACCTCCACACAAACAGGCGCTCAGTGGCAACGCGACTGTCTACTTATAATATCCCAAATTTATAGGCAAATGGCAGATCCGCAAACGGCCTCCGATGCTGGTAACAGTAAGGTGCTGCGCTATTTTCTGGGCCTCTGCGGGCATAGCGATAAAGAGGTGCGTGCATTGGCATGGATTGCAATAGCGGATTGCATAAGAAGCAGTCAAAGCTGTATGTCAATGATATTGTCCGATTTTCAATGCATTCTTCCTGGTGGTctggctgcttgctgcttgagCACATTGGTGGATCAGCACGAGGACATGTTGATACGTGAGTTTGCGGGTCGTGTATTTGAGTTACTAATGCCGTATATTGAGGCGTCCACTTGCCTGGAGCTGTTACGTCGATACTCTATACTACAGGAGGCTTCTGCTGCAATTAACACTCTACATACCATGGTTAGAAAAACCAATGATATCGTACAATATGGTAGCTCGTGTGGCATCGTTGCGTGCTATATCAGCATATGTGTACGACAAATCATTTTGGAACCAAGCATGTGTGCTAGTATCTGCGAGCATGCATTCATTAATGGTCTTAGTGATGTGATAAAGTTGGAGACGCCCGTTAAACCACATTTCGACAAATACGTAGACTTATGTGTCGAACATATTTTCAAGTTTTATGCATTATGCTATGAGCACAATTTTGAGTTTCTGCAGCGCACCATTTGTCGTGATCCTGTGCTGCTGGAAAGCTTTATTTCCTTGGTAAATGAAGTACTGGACCAAAAAATAGTGTTGGAAATCCAGCTCATACATATAGTAAAATTACTTTTGGTGTTCTGTAAGGACACGAATGCCTATGATATCCTCTGCGAAAAGTTTTGGGAGCACCCGGAATTACTCTTTCATCTACTGCTTTATGGACTTAACCAAGTCTTTGTGAACCGAACTGTGCAGCGCTATACATTAGCGTTGCTATCGCTGCTGTTAGTCAAGTCGCACGTGGAGAAAAAGCAGCTTAACTTGCTAAGACTATTTGAAGCCTATGTCAAGGAATGGAATGCAAGTGAAGACGAAGGGGGCGATAATATCGACAGCGGCACAACTGTTGAAAGCgatgaaaaagaaaatacaaaagcgtTAAGCCAAAAGCCTAAGGCACTGACCTTAAAGATCTTCCCCACTAGAAAACCCCAATTTCTTTCGAAAAAACCATCCTTGGATAATCAACAGCcgaaacaatttacaaatgctGCTTGcctattatacaaaaatttggaTTTGCTGTTCGAAATTACGATTCCTTCTAAAACATACAGCTTCCTGAAGGCTCCAACTAAGAGTCAGGTGCAGATTTGCGAAGTGCTTGGAAATCTGTTAAAGCTGTCGCCATTAGTCATTGAGACTGCCCGACAATTAAAGCTGTTAGAtcgcattttaaatttgctcgAGGAATTTCTTAACGACAGCTCCATTGGCAATGCTACAGTTTACGTGCGTCGTGTAGGTGCCCATAAATCGCGTGATATCATTAACAACTTGCTTGTCTTTCTGAATATGTTGATGCATTGGCATAATACACCGCATGCCATAATCACAGATCCAATTATAGCTGCTCGAATGGTCCGAGTGTTGGTGCGCTTGTGGCCATGGCTTTCACATTCGACGACTCTCAAAAATATTACAGTGCGTCTGACCACATTGCTCACAGAGCACTCCTTTGAGATGTGCAAGCAAACATCACAAGCTCCGCCCGGACAATCACATTCCCTACTTCAGCTGGTGGTGCGCGTGGCCGATTACGAGACAACCAGGAAAGAAGGTAATGGAATTAAGGCTGCTTCTCCCGCGAAAAATACCTCGAATTCAATGATTGAAGCTGCACTACGTGTTATGATTAATTGCTGCTCTTGTGCCGAAGGACGTTTAAGCCTTAGTAAAATGTGTGTGCTAGACATGTTCGATACGCTTCTCCCCAACACAAGCAGCCAAATAATCAAAGTAAAGACTGAGGTGCTGCAGggctggctttgcttttgggaGATATTCTCGCGTTACGAACCTGGCTCTAAAATTTGTCACTTTCAGGCCCTGCTCAACATAATCAGTCGGTCACCACCTACCTACCGCATTCGACTATGTTGTCTGCGCATTCTGCGCAACATGTGCTTCTGCACAAGCAATCGCACGCAACTGATAGCGAAAAAGGAATTCACAGACGTTCTACGGGACATTATATCGCAGTCGGTTCAAAACACCAAGGAAAGAGGAGATATAGGCTTGAATACTTATGAGGAACATTATATGATGGTCTTAAGCGTTTGGaaaatttttggcttttgtgcaaAATACAAAGCCATGCTTCGTGGTACAAAGCTGTACAAGCAACTTACTATTTTATACGACCATATagcattattaaaaaaagaacGCGGAGACTACTTTCTGCGTTTCCCATATGCTGTGGAGTTGTATGATTTGCTGGAGAAGCTTTTTAAATCTCTCAAGtcataa